A genomic region of Plasmodium vivax chromosome 1, whole genome shotgun sequence contains the following coding sequences:
- a CDS encoding hypothetical protein, conserved (encoded by transcript PVX_093645A) produces the protein MREKNNRRNNRMKDTKNYRKNNRRKSRRAQPPRGKGEPPELISLIHRCVNRERGALHTTASFVPFLSSIFATPIRQLAEQTNERGSTHSAKINDAAVKVQKTGGRKRHHSEEPPHCTHSSAPREGDAAPSLECTAGGGSGTREGAVSGGSPRDEREQGGKQPEEKGHTGGGSGGGEKGDGGGRSNGESDQSDESDGSDESDGSDGSDQSSHSSHSSRSREGHPARDSQPSSSFKSNRARHPKAKVPEQVQMSKRTPRRKKIIVSSSTSNDNESSIYNIFEEDFSFFYPNQSNPFSYCSSDNRDRTGQTWGKTPPSHEVNEAPHSKGRTDHLYHVKGGAEYTQTGEASQMGKFQSVLAPLNGSTFEGVLNPNGGKTKKKKKKKKKMHLMDDPGGSTNGEDNPNTNRMGEKPPGGASPEGKTRKGAQRSRHPGSPEWHSDHYAASSSKNSLSFSEQVNICDKRNANIFLYRKENILRLKRTHDGKKKKKNYNDIIYHIDTIVNVNRRVKVVIIGAGLSGLAAAYVLLNHNVDVTVYEARNRIGGKFFYSSDEKKNYLGEVDLLVNRNNPLINFCLNKNIYHKDVNRHLYKHYVCYKGKKIYKHEMRSEFFKALHKLRFHYEQLFNSSSFHNMKDKKVLLGMSLGEAIRTEVAKMKSERNPKSLHVQMYASYVEATAGIKLDRLSIQYLFYDLSFLDVLQTICCNFEIAEIFKKLKKNILIRKNKIVNKIYAYNDNIKVGFSNHVDNRLYDYCIVTVPIGVLKDSARFFGRTRRGRGHPRGKPPPVGELKRGGLISHLGGMSHVGVISNFGGMSHLGGIPPLDHPPAGESNQPHRGDHPKWAPPHGEPNRETPRRKALSLHPPSESHSAPPWGKTPNQNASTSSDYLINNIDVTTNENRSTCRLKGSSNNGVLYFSGEGCASPARCSYETNSNRNVFAAEKSGEFFCRTVCSKGDRDNGPNDCSLQNGPVESPHSSSKQGTLSDGKDTHIFNVGSCAKWEKYTKPFSGDRPAGGAINVDRAEGRRRNGGGRNGRGINGRGKGKKRPKGYPGGKPHGNPRGHPNTTVRDPPNQEGTGLIEFVPKLPKWKTNSIRRLGVSKNSKIVITLKERIVESTQNVSIFFGRARAKGEGSSRKEAPKEASNKEAPNRGDCNPDDRNISDRNTDDPLATPAFTPDRGSSNSCLANVHPANNAAMGSFLSTAVSNSREEENGEGEFPPLQERKEGLPGVETPDGGMPIGEASKTIEEASKTIEEAPKKVEEALHCEGTPPNGQIHNSSHVFRPPLKRTDDCSFMGYLKRERLISGEKFRSTYSSHVETSKCSRVETNKCSLVETNRYNHIVFYSAHPVIALFLKKKYRQKVAQMAKRKVISECKSFLMDLLPGIKIEKICYYDWVGNKFSRGVNSFVGRRTLQIDKDILSFPVNRLLFAGEHTHNSGCSSLVSSFLSGKREAYRIIEKMNKAVYKNKLVKCFYSRETPGEVEVPSGRCTITVESGTPLGNTVCAIGGDNLASTRDGEMRPSEQGCTTPTHTQKGCTKQPQYPSYGEAKGPKEITIKDTDSNYFLYVYDDEVIGLEKKEYDAWFHSVRCILCNERQTVNRLFIGVIKLKHKNGSYLKYTCHKDCLYYNNYTYNHVYGNRYFNLTVLFNFLFYKRCSICLLNFPSLKCSLNNCNNFLHVNCASSYLSWPNFSKTSRHEILYCYKHQYMHGIHHNYYEEEGGERLLRLLRDRGTREAQPRRRGSRRGSGSGSRSGSARGSARGSARGSGDNWDEDRPDGCSDGQDLYSDRCNYRYTDCHMDRHTDRHADLNSLLLPLHGCYTPLGEGASQASRNNAAPSAAPAPFHYSDKFYDPPRSSNRSKYPPIEELTDNVHANISKLLKHYRDKHDQSSDQIDLTSTLRSFSYVNENLYMYVKKKYTKAFPSSDPLNALLREPPIKNEANPGEVLRGLDRGLLGLSYLNRDVFMLNGLLKMSLLHGGGSSSQPDMMLPVAGRYEGLMEEAFSQHLCSYPEDTAAPSVGTQRHGGGTLRGGEESAASAANAAKDTQNTLLNGTQNDVLDEAHPREDQAAKNHFPLGSRQSGAFISEEDSAILKVMCEQGIFGTPKDDGFCQPSSRNVQIDGNSTGAEGETERRNDTSTHTHGGIRRGDSSNGLPSGLANRDDAEVREQTRQRQAQQMKDASQRCSSHDYRESASQRCSSNDYRESASRRCNSNDYRESASQRCNSNDHHECANLPGVMPHVDSANYNLMFQMLSNYFREVGQAKRRMMGGAADGRMSSLADDGHSNWASGAGDSFPNRPPKEAQKRTGGVISYPPNVAHKENQVDMEAEQNDHRFASERYSHQTNPISRHRTHDEAATRQMLMRGEEPSQPKKKKNVPNNNKLEMLYKLYLDQNNLNYSDENENENESSPKGTGKRLFRNKLLENYYHILNGNLRREKIQRGGADAERGAPLEHHHTHHAQHTQHTQHTQHTQHTQYTQHTQYTQHHTQYRTLQGGVPPVAQQMQAATELSNQDNRRADSSATSRGNNATAPQREDLPEEHSSSRAAHQRNVKKNQMMESQNQGVRTHSQTEPTNYIKRQTLQHEEQPTDYKGTLSIHTQNERKNQFLPLDGVTKTRRQKDMDQGIHSLDEITEGAQRCSHNSRALGKEKKKKKKKKKNYTSAADHMNEQLLLNHFGGVESVRIFNSLSRTEKEQLISILLNVKGEGGETDEVDEVDEVDAADEDYANNASHLNHAHHAYHAYHAEGGEDPDEMEIREDREQQREETSRGANHGANPFSPPTHTKRKPPREQHGSSNGNNSTYNMRRKTKGVASLSFPSEQPTDDYYDDVEGASTDGGPSNAACSAAPPTHGEHIRRDPPSGNAKETNEKEASMSSNKQKGKIKKNNASSRGGNSSNEKKKKKNLHATSSNVSSLASVLITNRGRNYYGGVLPFYMFEGNKERIPAWEYDYHMGGDIPRSYFTRRNSTANDATCSELATYQFSRSDRMHSDQHDGRPATRFRGNLTSYSDLERHSLLSGSRSRSRGRGRSGLFGGYHTDRAPRRKLAHVGNAATATAAVATIATTAATPGNPLDGANPKEQMHTSERAPFGAPPPEEPKRNDEKETTPSGSNPSQQTQAYPKGTNTKRNHHHLEKLLHLIRSSPHMRTDKEQAKQINSILSEFANSLNTERDLNQSTTTTADDSQMCMFNGGQEFTQDATQRRNNNVSRRKDPDYSLGPLINNVCDGGRVMGETTGGLVEDGATHPGMMERGAAHTGIMESVATHTGVIQNGPAWRSFDHHRGGEDNPSCFTGDGQEAQRGTSVAPGVAPLVNADQTNEAHVMGRHMNMAGYLGDWGNSSSADAANGGNVVNTGNAAIPPNLPGEDGRSKRNNYQLAPVEGLHSAYDADLNHLSNSLMGTQATYSIIKYNLTKNNLINNVLSDMKSNLSQNNLMKTSSGCAYPGAMEDAKDVSFYHSKKRRKL, from the coding sequence ATGAGGGAGAAGAATAATAGGAGGAATAATAGGATGAAGGATACGAAGAATTATAGGAAGAATAATAGGAGGAAGAGTAGGAGGGCCCAGCCCCCCCgtggaaaaggggaacctCCCGAGCTCATCTCGCTCATCCACAGATGCGTAAATCGCGAAAGAGGAGCTTTACACACAACGGCGAGCTTCGTCCCTTTTTTGAgctccatttttgccaccCCCATAAGACAATTGGCCGAGCAAACAAATGAGAGAGGAAGCACCCACAGTGCGAAAATAAACGATGCTGCGGTGAAGGTACAAAAAAcagggggaaggaagaggCACCACTCGGAGGAGCCCCCCCATTGCACGCACAGCAGTGCCCCCCGTGAGGGGGATGCAGCCCCTTCGCTAGAGTGCACCgctggagggggaagcggcactcGAGAGGGCGCGGTGAGTGGCGGCTCCCCCCGTGACGAGCGCgaacagggggggaagcagcccGAGGAGAAGGGCCACactgggggaggaagcggcggtggGGAGAAAGGCGATGGAGGAGGACGCTCAAATGGTGAGAGCGACCAAAGCGATGAAAGTGATGGAAGCGATGAAAGTGATGGAAGCGATGGAAGCGATCAAAGCAGCCATAGCAGCCATAGCAGCCGGAGCCGGGAGGGCCACCCCGCGCGCGACTCCCAACCCAGCAGCAGCTTCAAGTCCAACCGAGCCAGGCACCCAAAGGCGAAGGTTCCAGAGCAAGTGCAAATGTCGAAGCGCACCCCCCGTAGGAAGAAAATCATTGTGAGCTCATCCACGTCGAACGATAACGAGTCTTCcatttacaacatttttgaGGAGGACTTTAGCTTCTTCTATCCGAATCAGTCGAACCCGTTTAGCTACTGCAGTAGTGACAATCGAGATAGGACGGGCCAAACGTGGGGGAAAACACCCCCCTCGCATGAGGTTAATGAGGCCCCCCATTCGAAGGGCAGGACGGACCACCTCTACCACGTGAAAGGAGGGGCGGAGTACACTCAAACGGGAGAGGCAAGTCAAATGGGAAAGTTTCAATCTGTGTTGGCGCCGCTAAATGGAAGTACCTTTGAGGGGGTACTCAacccaaacggggggaagaccaaaaagaagaagaagaaaaaaaaaaagatgcacCTGATGGATGACCCGGGGGGGAGTACAAATGGGGAGGATAACCCGAATACGAATAGGATGGGCGAGAaaccccccgggggggctTCACCCGAGGGGAAGACGCGCAAAGGCGCCCAAAGGAGTAGACACCCGGGCAGCCCCGAATGGCACTCGGACCACTACGCAGCGAGCAGCTCCAAAAACTCCCTTTCGTTCAGCGAACAAGTAAACATCTGCGATAAAAGGAACGCCAACATCTTCCTCTACAGAAAGGAAAACATCCTACGTTTGAAGAGAACCCacgatgggaaaaaaaaaaaaaaaaactacaacGATATCATTTACCACATAGATACGATTGTTAATGTAAACAGGAGAGTCAAGGTGGTTATTATAGGAGCGGGTCTCTCCGGACTTGCAGCTGCCTACGTTCTGCTCAACCATAACGTCGATGTGACAGTGTACGAAGCGAGGAACCGAATCGgtggcaaatttttttactcttcagatgaaaagaaaaactacTTAGGAGAAGTAGACCTGCTAGTCAATCGGAACAACCCCCTCATCAATTTCTGCCTTAACAAGAATATATACCATAAGGATGTGAATAGGCATTTATATAAACACTACGTCTGTTataaggggaagaaaatctATAAGCACGAAATGAGGAGCGAGTTTTTCAAGGCCCTTCACAAATTGAGGTTCCACTACGAGCAGCTTTTTAATTCCTCCTCTTTCCACAACATGAAGGATAAGAAGGTCCTCTTGGGTATGTCACTTGGGGAAGCCATTCGAACAGAAGttgccaaaatgaagagcgAAAGAAATCCCAAAAGTCTGCACGTCCAGATGTATGCTTCCTACGTAGAAGCCACGGCAGGAATTAAATTGGACCGCCTCTCCATTCAGTACCTCTTCTACGACCTCAGCTTTCTGGATGTGCTCCAGACCATCTGTTGCAACTTTGAAATTGCAgagatatttaaaaaattaaaaaagaatatcctcataaggaaaaataaaattgttaataaGATATATGCCTACAATGATAACATCAAGGTGGGCTTTAGCAATCACGTAGACAATAGGCTGTATGACTACTGCATTGTGACCGTTCCCATTGGGGTTTTGAAGGACAGCGCCAGGTTTTTTGGCCGCAccaggagggggagaggccaCCCTCGGGGGAAGCCGCCCCCAGTGGGGGAGTTAAAACGGGGTGGATTGATAAGCCACCTTGGAGGGATGAGCCACGTTGGAGTGATAAGCAACTTTGGAGGAATGAGCCACCTTGGAGGGATACCCCCCCTTGACcacccccccgcgggggaaTCAAACCAACCGCACAGGGGCGATCATCCCAAATGGGCCCCCCCCCATGGAGAGCCAAACAGGGAGACCCCACGGAGGAAAGCCCTATCACTGCACCCACCCTCGGAATCGCACAGCGCGCCCCCCTGGGGCAAAACCCCCAACCAGAACGCGTCCACCTCCAGTGACTACCTCATCAACAACATAGACGTCACCACGAACGAGAATAGAAGCACCTGCAGACTCAAAGGCTCCAGCAACAACGGGGTGCTCTACTTCAGTGGGGAAGGCTGCGCAAGTCCGGCCCGCTGCTCCTACGAAACGAACAGCAATCGTAACGTATTCGCGGCGGAAAAATCAGGCGAGTTTTTCTGCAGAACCGTTTGCAGCAAGGGGGATAGAGACAATGGTCCAAATGACTGCTCACTGCAGAATGGTCCAGTGGAAAGTCCCCACAGCTCCAGCAAGCAGGGGACCCTGTCGGATGGGAAGGACACGCACATCTTCAACGTTGGCAGCTGCGCTAAGTGGGAGAAGTACACGAAGCCCTTTTCGGGGGACCGCCCAGCCGGGGGCGCCATCAACGTGGATCGAGCAGAAGGGAGAAGGCGAAACGGGGGAGGGCGAAACGGGAGAGGGATTAACGGGAgagggaaggggaagaaacgcCCTAAGGGATATCCCGGGGGGAAGCCACATGGAAACCCGAGGGGCCACCCCAACACCACCGTGAGGGACCCGCCCAACCAGGAGGGCACGGGACTCATCGAGTTCGTTCCGAAGCTCCCCAAGTGGAAGACAAACAGCATTCGCCGATTGGGGGTCTccaaaaatagcaaaattgTCATCACGTTGAAGGAGCGCATTGTGGAGAGCACCCAGAAtgttagcatttttttcggCCGCGCAAGGGCGAAAGGGGAGGGGAGCAGCAGGAAGGAGGCGCCAAAGGAGGCGTCCAACAAGGAAGCGCCCAACAGGGGTGACTGCAACCCAGATGACCGCAACATAAGTGACCGCAACACAGATGACCCCCTTGCAACTCCCGCCTTCACGCCAGACCGGGGGAGCAGCAACTCCTGCCTCGCTAACGTGCACCCGGCGAACAACGCAGCGATGGGAAGCTTCCTCTCCACGGCGGTGTCCAATTcgagggaggaggaaaacggCGAGGgggagtttccccccctgcaggagAGGAAGGAGGGGCTGCCAGGAGTGGAGACCCCCGACGGGGGAATGCCAATCGGGGAGGCATCGAAGACGATTGAGGAAGCATCGAAGACGATTGAGGAAGCACCGAAGAAGGTTGAAGAAGCACTCCACTGTGAGGGcacccccccaaatgggcagaTCCATAACTCCAGCCATGTCTTCCGCCCCCCCCTAAAGCGCACAGACGATTGCAGCTTTATGGGGTACCTCAAGAGGGAGCGCCTCATCAGCGGGGAGAAGTTCCGCTCCACCTACAGCAGCCACGTCGAAACGAGCAAATGCAGCCGCGTCGAAACGAACAAATGCAGCCTCGTAGAAACGAACAGGTACAACCACATCGTCTTCTACAGCGCGCACCCAGTGATCGCCCTGTtcctgaagaagaagtaccGGCAGAAGGTGGCCCAGATGGCCAAGAGAAAAGTCATAAGCGAGTGCAAGTCCTTTCTAATGGACCTACTCCCGGGGATTAAAATCGAGAAGATATGCTATTACGACTGGGTGGGGAATAAATTCTCTCGGGGGGTAAACTCATTCGTTGGAAGGAGGACCCTTCAGATTGACAAGGACATTCTCTCCTTTCCAGTGAACCGACTGCTATTCGCGGGGGAGCACACACACAACAGCGGGTGCAGCTCTCTTGTGAGTTCCTTCCTCAGTGGGAAGAGGGAGGCCTACCGAatcatagaaaaaatgaacaaggcTGTTTACAAGAACAAATTGGTGAAATGCTTTTACAGCAGGGAGACCCCCGGGGAGGTGGAAGTGCCAAGTGGGAGGTGCACCATCACCGTGGAGAGTGGCACTCCACTAGGGAACACCGTATGCGCCATTGGAGGAGATAACCTCGCCAGTACACGCGATGGCGAGATGAGACCGTCCGAGCAGGGGTGTACCACCCCTACCCATACCCAGAAGGGGTGCACCAAACAACCACAGTACCCCTCCTATGGAGAAGCTAAAGGACCCAAAGAAATCACCATCAAGGATACGGACTCGAATTACTTCCTCTACGTCTACGACGATGAAGTGATCggattggaaaaaaaagaatacgaCGCCTGGTTCCACAGCGTCAGGTGCATACTCTGTAACGAAAGGCAAACGGTTAATAGGCTATTCATCGGGGTGATTAAGCTGAAGCATAAAAACGGCTCCTACCTCAAATACACCTGCCATAAGGACTGCCTCTATTATAACAATTACACGTATAATCATGTGTATGGGAATAGGTACTTCAATCTGACtgtcctttttaattttctcttcTACAAGAGGTGCTCCATCTGCCTTCTTAACTTCCCCTCCCTGAAGTGCAGCCTAAATAACTGCAATAATTTTCTGCACGTGAACTGCGCCAGTAGCTACCTGTCCTGGCCCAACTTTAGCAAAACCAGTCGACACGAAATCCTCTATTGCTACAAGCACCAGTACATGCACGGGATTCATCACAACTACTATGAGGAGGAGGGCGGCGAGAGGCTCCTCCGCCTGCTCAGGGATAGGGGCACTCGCGAGGCACAGCCGCGGCGCAGGGggagcagaagggggagcggAAGCGGGAGCAGAAGCGGAAGCGCACGCGGAAGTGCACGCGGAAGTGCACGCGGAAGCGGCGACAACTGGGATGAGGACCGCCCAGATGGGTGCAGCGACGGGCAAGACCTCTACAGCGACCGGTGCAACTACCGCTACACCGACTGCCATATGGACCGCCACACCGACCGCCATGCCGATTTGAACTCCCTCCTGCTGCCCCTCCACGGGTGCTACACCCCCCTCGGCGAGGGAGCAAGCCAAGCCAGCAGGAACAACGCCGCGCCTTCCGCCGCCCCTGCCCCCTTCCACTACAGCGACAAATTCTACGACCCCCCCAGAAGCAGCAACCGTTCGAAGTACCCCCCCATTGAGGAGCTCACAGATAACGTGCATGCAAACATAAGCAAGTTACTGAAGCACTATAGGGACAAACACGACCAGAGCTCAGACCAAATCGATTTGACATCCACTCTTAGAAGCTTCAGTTATGTGAACGAAAATctatacatgtatgtaaaGAAGAAATACACGAAAGCGTTCCCTTCGTCCGATCCTTTAAATGCTTTGCTTCGTGAGCCACCCATCAAGAATGAGGCGAACCCAGGGGAAGTGTTAAGAGGATTGGATAGGGGCCTCCTCGGGCTGAGTTACCTAAACAGGGATGTGTTTATGCTGAATGGGTTGCTTAAAATGTCACTTCTGCATGGGGGGGGATCTTCCTCCCAACCGGATATGATGCTTCCAGTTGCAGGCAGGTACGAGGGCCTTATGGAGGAGGCCTTTTCGCAGCACCTGTGTAGTTACCCGGAGGACACGGCTGCGCCCTCGGTGGGGACGCAGCGCCATGGGGGAGGCACTCTGCGCGGCGGCGAGGAAAGCGCAGCTAGTGCAGCGAATGCAGCGAAGGACACACAGAACACCCTACTCAATGGCACACAAAACGACGTACTCGATGAGGCCCACCCCCGCGAAGACCAAGCGGCGAAGAACCACTTCCCCCTGGGAAGCAGACAAAGCGGCGCCTTCATCTCCGAAGAAGATTCGGCCATCCTAAAGGTCATGTGCGAACAAGGGATTTTTGGCACCCCCAAAGACGATGGGTTTTGCCAGCCCAGCAGCAGGAACGTGCAGATCGATGGGAACTCTACGGGAGCGGAAGGCGAAACTGAGCGGAGGAATGACACCAGCACACACACGCATGGGGGGATAAGAAGAGGGGACTCTTCAAATGGCCTTCCCAGCGGGTTAGCAAACCGTGATGACGCAGAAGTGAGGGAGCAAACAAGACAGAGACAGGCGCAACAGATGAAGGATGCCAGCCAGAGGTGCAGCTCGCACGACTACCGCGAGTCTGCCAGCCAGAGGTGCAGCTCGAACGACTACCGCGAGTCTGCCAGCCGGAGATGCAACTCGAACGACTACCGCGAGTCTGCCAGCCAGAGGTGCAACTCGAATGACCACCACGAATGTGCCAACTTACCAGGGGTCATGCCCCACGTGGACAGCGCCAATTACAACCTCATGTTCCAGATGCTCTCGAACTACTTCCGAGAAGTGGGCCAAGCCAAGCGGAGGATGATGGGGGGCGCAGCGGATGGGCGGATGAGCAGCTTAGCGGACGACGGCCACTCCAACTGGGCGAGCGGCGCGGGGGACTCCTTCCCGAACCGACCCCCCAAGGAGGCGCAGAAACGAACCGGCGGCGTCATCAGCTACCCCCCGAACGTGGCCCACAAGGAGAATCAAGTGGACATGGAAGCGGAGCAAAATGACCACCGCTTCGCTAGCGAAAGGTACTCCCACCAGACGAACCCAATCAGTAGGCACAGAACACACGACGAGGCAGCTACCCGGCAGATGCTCATGCGAGGGGAAGAACCCAGtcagccaaaaaaaaaaaaaaacgtgccaAATAACAACAAGCTGGAAATGCTCTACAAATTATACCTCGACCAGAACAACCTGAATTACTCAGATgagaatgaaaatgaaaatgagtCCTCGCCCAAGGGGACTGGCAAAAGGCTCTTCCGAAATAAGTTGCTGGAGAATTACTATCACATCTTGAATGGCAACttgaggagggagaagatCCAGCGAGGTGGGGCGGACGCGGAAAGGGGGGCCCCCCTGGAGCACCACCATACGCATCACGCGCAGCACACGCAGCACACGCAGCACACGCAGCACACGCAGCACACGCAGTACACGCAGCACACGCAGTACACGCAGCATCATACGCAGTATCGGaccctgcaggggggggtgcccccaGTGGCGCAGCAGATGCAAGCGGCAACCGAGCTGAGCAACCAAGACAATCGACGGGCAGACAGTTCAGCCACCTCGCGGGGTAACAACGCAACCGCCCCGCAAAGGGAAGACCTTCCAGAGGAACACTCCTCGAGCCGAGCTGCCCACCAAAGAAACGTTAAGAAAAACCAAATGATGGAAAGCCAAAACCAAGGTGTAAGGACCCACTCTCAAACAGAACCAACGAACTATATAAAAAGACAAACGCTGCAGCACGAGGAACAGCCGACCGATTACAAGGGAACTCTCTCCATTCACACACAGAACGAGAGGAAGAACCAATTCCTACCCCTTGACGGAGTGACGAAAACGAGGAGACAAAAGGACATGGACCAAGGGATACACTCACTTGACGAAATAACCGAGGGAGCCCAAAGGTGCAGTCACAACAGCCGTGCTCtaggaaaggagaaaaagaaaaaaaaaaaaaaaaaaaaaaattacacaagtGCGGCCGACCACATGAATGAGCAGCTGCTGCTCAACCACTTTGGGGGCGTCGAGTCGGTTCGAATCTTCAACAGCCTCAGCCGCACGGAGAAGGAGCAGCTCATTTCGATTCTGCTGAAtgtgaagggggaggggggcgaaACTGACGAGGTGGACGAGGTGGACGAGGTGGACGCGGCGGATGAGGATTACGCGAATAACGCAAGTCACTTGAACCACGCGCATCACGCGTATCACGCGTATCACGCGGAGGGTGGGGAAGACCCGGACGAGATGGAAATCCGCGAAGACCGCGAGCAGCAAAGGGAGGAAACCAGCCGCGGAGCCAACCACGGAGCCAACCCCTTCTCCCCGCCGACCCACACCAAGAGGAAGCCGCCGAGAGAGCAACACGGATCATCGAACGGGAACAACTCGACCTATAACATGAGAAGGAAAACGAAGGGCGTGGCTTCTTTATCATTCCCGTCTGAACAACCAACTGATGACTACTACGATGATGTGGAGGGGGCGTCTACGGATGGCGGTCCATCCAATGCGGCATGCAGCGCTGCCCCACCAACCCACGGTGAACACATAAGGAGGGACCCACCAAGTGGAAATGCCAAGGAAACGAACGAGAAGGAAGCAAGCATGAGCAGCAACAAGCAGAAGGgaaagataaagaaaaataacgcCTCTTCTCGGGGGGGAAACTCCtctaatgaaaaaaaaaaaaaaaaaaacctacaCGCAACTTCATCAAATGTGAGTAGCCTCGCCAGTGTGTTAATCACAAACAGGGGGAGAAACTACTACGGAGGGGTGCTCCCCTTCTACATGTTCGAGGGGAACAAGGAAAGGATCCCTGCATGGGAATATGATTATCACATGGGGGGGGACATCCCCAGAAGCTACTTCACCAGGAGGAACTCCACGGCAAATGATGCCACCTGCAGCGAGTTAGCCACGTACCAATTCAGTCGAAGCGATAGAATGCACAGTGACCAGCATGACGGTAGACCGGCCACCAGATTTAGGGGCAACCTGACTAGCTACAGCGACTTGGAGAGGCACTCCCTACTGAGCGGGAGCAGAAGCAGGAGTAGAGGCAGGGGCAGAAGCGGGCTGTTTGGGGGGTACCACACCGATAGGGCGCCCAGGAGGAAGCTCGCGCACGTGGGCAACGCGGCGACGGCCACCGCAGCGGTTGCTACGATCGCTACCACCGCTGCTACACCGGGTAACCCCCTTGACGGAGCTAACCCGAAGGAACAGATGCACACCTCGGAGCGCGCCCCCTTCGGTGCACCCCCACCGGAGGAACCCAAAAGAAACGACGAAAAGGAGACGACCCCCAGTGGAAGTAACCCCAGCCAACAAACGCAAGCCTACCccaaaggaaccaacacaaaaaggaaccaTCACCATTTGGAGAAGTTGCTCCACCTGATCCGGAGCAGCCCACACATGCGAACAGACAAAGAGCAAGCCAAACAAATTAACAGCATCCTTAGCGAATTTGCAAACTCTCTTAACACCGAGAGGGACCTCAATCAAAGCACCACCACCACTGCTGACGACTCACAGATGTGCATGTTCAATGGGGGTCAGGAGTTCACCCAGGATGCCACACAAAGAAGAAACAACAACGTGAGCAGAAGGAAAGACCCAGACTACAGTTTGGGGCCGCTTATAAATAACGTATGTGATGGTGGAAGGGTGATGGGGGAGACGACTGGGGGGCTTGTCGAGGATGGAGCGACACACCCAGGTATGATGGAGAGGGGAGCGGCACACACGGGTATTATGGAAAGCGTAGCTACACACACGGGTGTTATACAGAACGGGCCTGCCTGGAGATCATTTGACCACCACAGAGGAGGAGAGGACAACCCGAGCTGCTTCACGGGGGATGGCCAGGAGGCCCAAAGAGGAACATCAGTCGCACCTGGGGTAGCTCCACTGGTAAACGCAGACCAAACGAATGAGGCGCACGTAATGGGTAGACACATGAATATGGCCGGCTACCTCGGTGACTGGGGGAACTCCAGCAGCGCGGACGCGGCGAACGGTGGAAATGTAGTCAACACTGGAAATGCCGCTATCCCCCCCAACCTGCCCGGCGAGGACGGGCGAAGCAAAAGGAACAACTACCAATTGGCACCCGTGGAGGGGCTCCACAGCGCGTACGATGCAGACCTCAACCACCTCAGCAACAGCCTGATGGGCACGCAGGCCACCTACAGCATCATCAAATACAACTTAACGAAAAACAACCTCATCAACAACGTGCTGAGTGACATGAAATCAAACCTCTCCCAAAATAATTTGATGAAGACCTCGAGCGGTTGTGCCTACCCCGGTGCGATGGAGGACGCGAAGGACGTCTCCTTTTATCACTCGAAGAAGAGGCGCAAGTTGTAG